A DNA window from Theobroma cacao cultivar B97-61/B2 chromosome 5, Criollo_cocoa_genome_V2, whole genome shotgun sequence contains the following coding sequences:
- the LOC18599266 gene encoding putative metallophosphoesterase At3g03305 isoform X1, with the protein MIVGNMGILVLIFLLFLLCLKVPTYHAQQQDQTSSFSPHRTVIDVKGGPESVVWVVQLSDLHFSVHHPDRAFDFKTLLPPALSMINPSLVLITGDLTDGKSKDLLVMRQNEEEWVEYKNIMEDVVKRSGFDKSIFYDLRGNHDNFGVPVVGGSFDFYSKYSINGQLGRSGHVNSITLQAGEQKYLFVGLDSTMSVGLRGPTNLFGHPTDQLLTEIDLELAQWDSQSAKPVNKITFGHFPLSFSASSQSGRTLKDIFLKHSLSAYICGHLHSGFGKNLKRHHLSNHLLLSSQKFFQFNVHQIPSEGIKNCSFGAPPVEEFWEWEMGDWRKSRAMRILAIDRGHVSFAGIDFKSGSKKTIIIPTFPLDSRFMSTSSSHNEYECEHMLPSSYETVRALVFSVSPVVSVVAKIYDSRYGNLDNVMEATMTKHVDRSSRGDLYSVPWNYKAFEDPSADRFWLQIEATDIMGRTTLTELRPFSVNGLHAKVLWTWKEFFVMGCQWAALYYPILWLTMYFLLLLLLIPRAFLIFSRKQHTYKNFLAAKGLINGIAWVLQELCRVPIAWFGFLGYLFYLVLFPWFVGQVFTDGGDRGYMTYMGWVVKSSNNKRNDYIGSPDIMVVVLPHLIFVVLPAIFFAGALAAERAVHRDNFLSISGKKADDYSRLNKRSLRYDSRGNRRSKFHFDGRWMRSILLVLCLAICWKHFKNCRALMKAYEMNPLLHFPVYSLGIPVLLGYVIHKTKGA; encoded by the exons ATGATAGTTGGGAACATGGGCATTCTCGTTTTGATTTTCCTTCTGTTTTTGTTATGCCTGAAAGTACCCACTTATCATGCTCAACAACAAGACCAAACATCCTCATTTTCTCCTCATAGAACAGTCATTGATGTAAAAGGTGGTCCAGAATCAGTGGTATGGGTGGTTCAGCTCTCTGATCTCCATTTCAGTGTTCACCATCCTGACAGAGCCTTTGACTTTAAGACCCTTCTGCCTCCTGCTCTTTCCATGATCAACCCATCTCTTGTCCTCATCACTGGTGATCTCACAG ATGGGAAAAGCAAGGATTTGCTAGTAATGAGGCAGAATGAAGAGGAATGGGTGGAATACAAGAATATAATGGAGGATGTTGTGAAAAGGAGTGGATTTGATAAGAGCATCTTCTATGATCTTAGAGGGAATCATGATAATTTTGGTGTGCCAGTGGTTGGTGGTTCATTTGATTTCTACTCAAAGTATAGCATCAATGGGCAATTGGGAAGAAGCGGACATGTAAATAGCATCACTCTTCAG GCTGGTGAGCAAAAATATCTGTTCGTGGGGTTGGACAGCACAATGTCTGTTGGTTTACGAGGCCCAACTAATCTTTTTGGGCATCCAACTGACCAACTATTGACTGAAATAGATTTGGAGCTAGCACAATGGGATTCTCAATCAGCTAAACCAGTGAACAAGATAACTTTTGGGCATTTCCCTCTTTCATTTTCAGCATCCTCACAATCTGGAAGGACCCTGAAAGATATTTTCCTCAAGCATTCCCTTTCAGCATATATATGTGGGCATCTTCATTCAGGATTTGGAAAGAACTTAAAGAGGCACCACTTGTCAAATCATCTTTTACTGTCTTCACAGAAGTTTTTCCAGTTTAATGTACATCAAATACCTTCAGAAGGCATTAAGAATTGTTCATTTGGAGCCCCACCGGTTGAAGAATTTTGGGAATGGGAGATGGGTGACTGGAGGAAGAGTAGAGCCATGAGAATCTTGGCCATTGATAGAGGTCATGTTTCATTTGCTGGTATAGACTTTAAGTCAGGGTCCAAAAAGACTATTATAATACCCACATTTCCACTTGACTCACGTTTCATGTCAACATCTTCATCTCACAACGAGTATGAATGTGAACATATGCTTCCTTCATCTTATGAGACAGTGAGAGCTCTTGTGTTTTCTGTTTCCCCAGTTGTGTCAGTTGTGGCTAAAATCTATGATTCAAGATATGGAAATCTTGATAATGTTATGGAGGCAACAATGACCAAGCATGTAGATAGATCCTCTAGGGGAGATCTTTACTCAGTTCCTTGGAATTATAAAGCATTTGAAGACCCCTCTGCAGATAGATTCTGGCTGCAAATAGAAGCAACCGACATCATGGGCCGAACAACTTTAACTGAACTAAGACCGTTTTCTGTAAATGGGCTTCATGCTAAGGTATTGTGGACTTGGAAGGAGTTTTTTGTCATGGGTTGTCAATGGGCGGCCTTGTATTACCCAATTCTTTGGTTGACTATGTACTTTCTACTCTTACTTCTTCTTATCCCAAGAGCTTTTCTCATATTTTCAAGGAAACAACACACTTACAAGAATTTTCTCGCTGCAAAAGGCCTCATAAATGGCATAGCATGGGTTCTGCAAGAGCTCTGCAGGGTTCCTATAGCATGGTTTGGTTTCCTGGGATACTTATTCTACCTTGTTTTATTTCCCTGGTTCGTGGGACAAGTTTTCACTGATGGTGGAGATAGGGGATACATGACATACATGGGCTGGGTGGTGAAATCCTCCAATAATAAGAGAAATGATTATATTGGATCTCCCGATATCATGGTAGTTGTTCTTCCTCATCTCATCTTTGTGGTTTTACCAGCTATTTTCTTCGCGGGAGCTCTGGCAGCTGAGAGAGCTGTCCATAGAGATAATTTTCTATCAATTTCAGGAAAGAAAGCAGATGACTACAGTAGACTGAATAAGAGATCTCTTAGGTATGATTCCCGAGGCAATAGAAGATCAAAATTCCATTTTGATGGGCGTTGGATGCGGTCAATCCTTTTGGTTCTTTGCTTGGCAATCTGTTGGAAGCATTTCAAG AATTGCAGAGCCCTTATGAAAGCTTATGAGATGAATCCATTACTTCATTTTCCGGTGTATAGCCTTGGAATTCCAGTATTATTGGGTTATGTTATCCACAAAACTAAGGGGGCTTAA
- the LOC18599272 gene encoding iron-sulfur cluster assembly protein 1 — MLRLVSKRLLGLASHEFPPRPVQILPRLYHENVIDHYNNPRNVGSFDKNDPNVGTGLVGAPACGDVMKLQIKIDDESGKIVDACFKTFGCGSAIASSSVATEWVKGKSMEEVVTIKNTEIAKHLALPPVKLHCSMLAEDAIKAAVKDVEAKRAKLNGSSNAAPIEKAADA, encoded by the exons ATGTTGAGGCTGGTGTCGAAGAGGCTGCTCGGGCTAGCGTCACACGAGTTTCCACCACGGCCCGTTCAGATTCTGCCACGTCTTTACCACGAGAATGTCATCGACCACTACAACAATCCACGTAACGTCGGGTCCTTCGATAAGAACGATCCCAACGTTGGCACGGGCTTGGTCGGGGCTCCGGCTTGTGGCGATGTCATGAAGCTGCAAATAAAAATCGACGATGAGTCTGGAAAAATCGTCGATGCTTGCTTTAAAACCTTCGGCTGTGGATCTGCGATTGCGTCTTCTTCTGTTG CTACTGAATGGGTGAAAGGGAAAAGCATGGAGGAGGTGGTAACCATTAAAAACAC GGAGATCGCGAAACATCTTGCACTTCCCCCAGTTAAGTTACACTGCAGCATGCTTGCAGAGGATGCTATCAAGGCAGCTGTCAAAGATGTAGAAGCTAAACGTGCCAAGTTGAATGGCAGTTCCAACGCTGCACCTATTGAGAAGGCTGCTGATGCCTGA
- the LOC18599271 gene encoding uncharacterized protein LOC18599271: protein MSAENANTGALAAAKNANPDALAQTDCRIINKTGKALTFVVSKDWVGKLGYSRLVLGEQDSDGPLLVHFGEIPPDNSSGGSVGFVVYRYKHKDGVQKDWCIAWSNKGERNKVWTRIDQPDANWYKLVDLKDSECNYNDPGKILKAHVEIEAAKTHAKLTATLSLFK from the exons ATGTCAGCAGAGAATGCTAACACCGGTGCGCTGGCTGCAGCAAAGAATGCTAACCCCGATGCACTGGCTCAAACAGATTGTAGGATAATAAATAAGACTGGCAAAGCTCTGACATTCGTAGTGTCCAAAGACTGGGTGGGGAAGCTTGGGTACTCACGGCTCGTTCTAGGGGAGCAAGATTCAGATGGTCCTTTGCTGGTGCATTTCGGGGAGATACCGCCTGACAATTCAAGCGGTGGATCAGTTGGGTTTGTTGTGTATCGCTACAAGCACAAAGATGGGGTCCAAAAGGACTGGTGCATAGCCTGGAGCAACAAAGGTGAAAGAAACAAG GTGTGGACTCGTATCGATCAACCTGACGCAAATTGGTATAAGCTTGTGGACTTGAAGGATTCGGAGTGCAACTACAATGATCCAGGCAAAATCCTCAAGGCACACGTCGAAATTGAAGCCGCCAAGACCCATGCAAAATTAACAGCAACACTAAGtctatttaaataa
- the LOC18599266 gene encoding putative metallophosphoesterase At3g03305 isoform X2 has protein sequence MRQNEEEWVEYKNIMEDVVKRSGFDKSIFYDLRGNHDNFGVPVVGGSFDFYSKYSINGQLGRSGHVNSITLQAGEQKYLFVGLDSTMSVGLRGPTNLFGHPTDQLLTEIDLELAQWDSQSAKPVNKITFGHFPLSFSASSQSGRTLKDIFLKHSLSAYICGHLHSGFGKNLKRHHLSNHLLLSSQKFFQFNVHQIPSEGIKNCSFGAPPVEEFWEWEMGDWRKSRAMRILAIDRGHVSFAGIDFKSGSKKTIIIPTFPLDSRFMSTSSSHNEYECEHMLPSSYETVRALVFSVSPVVSVVAKIYDSRYGNLDNVMEATMTKHVDRSSRGDLYSVPWNYKAFEDPSADRFWLQIEATDIMGRTTLTELRPFSVNGLHAKVLWTWKEFFVMGCQWAALYYPILWLTMYFLLLLLLIPRAFLIFSRKQHTYKNFLAAKGLINGIAWVLQELCRVPIAWFGFLGYLFYLVLFPWFVGQVFTDGGDRGYMTYMGWVVKSSNNKRNDYIGSPDIMVVVLPHLIFVVLPAIFFAGALAAERAVHRDNFLSISGKKADDYSRLNKRSLRYDSRGNRRSKFHFDGRWMRSILLVLCLAICWKHFKNCRALMKAYEMNPLLHFPVYSLGIPVLLGYVIHKTKGA, from the exons ATGAGGCAGAATGAAGAGGAATGGGTGGAATACAAGAATATAATGGAGGATGTTGTGAAAAGGAGTGGATTTGATAAGAGCATCTTCTATGATCTTAGAGGGAATCATGATAATTTTGGTGTGCCAGTGGTTGGTGGTTCATTTGATTTCTACTCAAAGTATAGCATCAATGGGCAATTGGGAAGAAGCGGACATGTAAATAGCATCACTCTTCAG GCTGGTGAGCAAAAATATCTGTTCGTGGGGTTGGACAGCACAATGTCTGTTGGTTTACGAGGCCCAACTAATCTTTTTGGGCATCCAACTGACCAACTATTGACTGAAATAGATTTGGAGCTAGCACAATGGGATTCTCAATCAGCTAAACCAGTGAACAAGATAACTTTTGGGCATTTCCCTCTTTCATTTTCAGCATCCTCACAATCTGGAAGGACCCTGAAAGATATTTTCCTCAAGCATTCCCTTTCAGCATATATATGTGGGCATCTTCATTCAGGATTTGGAAAGAACTTAAAGAGGCACCACTTGTCAAATCATCTTTTACTGTCTTCACAGAAGTTTTTCCAGTTTAATGTACATCAAATACCTTCAGAAGGCATTAAGAATTGTTCATTTGGAGCCCCACCGGTTGAAGAATTTTGGGAATGGGAGATGGGTGACTGGAGGAAGAGTAGAGCCATGAGAATCTTGGCCATTGATAGAGGTCATGTTTCATTTGCTGGTATAGACTTTAAGTCAGGGTCCAAAAAGACTATTATAATACCCACATTTCCACTTGACTCACGTTTCATGTCAACATCTTCATCTCACAACGAGTATGAATGTGAACATATGCTTCCTTCATCTTATGAGACAGTGAGAGCTCTTGTGTTTTCTGTTTCCCCAGTTGTGTCAGTTGTGGCTAAAATCTATGATTCAAGATATGGAAATCTTGATAATGTTATGGAGGCAACAATGACCAAGCATGTAGATAGATCCTCTAGGGGAGATCTTTACTCAGTTCCTTGGAATTATAAAGCATTTGAAGACCCCTCTGCAGATAGATTCTGGCTGCAAATAGAAGCAACCGACATCATGGGCCGAACAACTTTAACTGAACTAAGACCGTTTTCTGTAAATGGGCTTCATGCTAAGGTATTGTGGACTTGGAAGGAGTTTTTTGTCATGGGTTGTCAATGGGCGGCCTTGTATTACCCAATTCTTTGGTTGACTATGTACTTTCTACTCTTACTTCTTCTTATCCCAAGAGCTTTTCTCATATTTTCAAGGAAACAACACACTTACAAGAATTTTCTCGCTGCAAAAGGCCTCATAAATGGCATAGCATGGGTTCTGCAAGAGCTCTGCAGGGTTCCTATAGCATGGTTTGGTTTCCTGGGATACTTATTCTACCTTGTTTTATTTCCCTGGTTCGTGGGACAAGTTTTCACTGATGGTGGAGATAGGGGATACATGACATACATGGGCTGGGTGGTGAAATCCTCCAATAATAAGAGAAATGATTATATTGGATCTCCCGATATCATGGTAGTTGTTCTTCCTCATCTCATCTTTGTGGTTTTACCAGCTATTTTCTTCGCGGGAGCTCTGGCAGCTGAGAGAGCTGTCCATAGAGATAATTTTCTATCAATTTCAGGAAAGAAAGCAGATGACTACAGTAGACTGAATAAGAGATCTCTTAGGTATGATTCCCGAGGCAATAGAAGATCAAAATTCCATTTTGATGGGCGTTGGATGCGGTCAATCCTTTTGGTTCTTTGCTTGGCAATCTGTTGGAAGCATTTCAAG AATTGCAGAGCCCTTATGAAAGCTTATGAGATGAATCCATTACTTCATTTTCCGGTGTATAGCCTTGGAATTCCAGTATTATTGGGTTATGTTATCCACAAAACTAAGGGGGCTTAA
- the LOC18599268 gene encoding gamma-tubulin complex component 2 isoform X2, which produces MDLALQEFARRIFPLCESFLLIDQFVESRSQFKNGLVNHAFAAALRALLLDYQAMVAQLEHQFRLGRLSIQGLWFYCQPMMGSMQALSTVIQKASANNYAGSAVLNLLQSQAKAMAGDNAVRSLLEKMTQSASNAYLSILERWIYEGVIDDPYGEFFIAENKSLQKESLTQDYEAKYWRERYSLKEDIPSFLANIAGIILTTGKYLNVMRECGHNVQVPVSENSKLMTFGSNHHYLECVKAAYDFASGELLNLIKEKYDLIGKLRSIKHYLLLDQGDFLVHFMDIAREVLLKKHDEISVEKVQSLLDLALRTTAAAADPCHEDLTCCVERSSVLKGLSTLKDLDIRNVSDSNDLEEAISITGLETFSLSYKIRWPLSIVISRKALTKYQLIFRFLFHCKHVERQLCGAWQLHQGVRALNTRGTAISRSSLLCRSMLRFINSLLHYLTFEVLEPNWHVMHGRLQTAKSIDEVIQHHDFFLDKCLRECLLLLPELLKKVGKLKSLCLQYAAATQWLISSSVDIPKLEEQSDGSLGSERSKPLKSRNPSQAQKVMTRNSAVTDSILKFEREFNAELQSLRPILSSSSQAEPYLTHLAQWILGVGNDQ; this is translated from the exons ATGGATTTAGCACTTCAG GAATTTGCAAGACGGATATTTCCTTTGTGTGAGAGCTTTCTCTTGATTGACCAGTTTGTTGAGTCCAGATCTCAGTTCAAGAATGGCCTAGTCAATCATGCCTTTGCTGCTGCATTGAGGGCACTCCTTTTG GATTATCAAGCCATGGTTGCACAGCTTGAACACCAATTTCGACTTGGAAGACTTTCCATTCAAGGATTGTGGTTTTATTGTCAG CCCATGATGGGGTCCATGCAAGCATTGTCCACAGTGATACAGAAGGCTTCAGCTAATAATTATGCAGGTTCTGCAGTGCTTAATCTGTTACAGAGCCAG GCTAAGGCTATGGCCGGTGATAATGCAGTGAGGTCATTGCTAGAGAAAATGACCCAATCTGCTAGCAATGCATACCTTAGCATATTGGAAAG GTGGATCTATGAAGGAGTGATTGATGATCCATATGGTGAATTTTTTATTGCTGAGAACAAGTCTCTCCAAAAg GAGAGCCTTACTCAAGATTATGAAGCCAAATATTGGAGGGAACGTTACAGTCTCAAGGAGGACATTCCTAGCTTCCTGGCAAATATTGCTGGTATAATATTGACTACAGGGAAATATCTGAATGTCATGAGAGAATGTGGGCACAATGTTCAG GTCCCTGTGTCtgaaaattctaaattaatGACTTTTGGATCCAACCATCACTATCTTGAGTGTGTAAAAGCTGCTTATGACTTTGCCAGTGGTGAGCTCTTAAATCTCATTAAAGAAAAG TATGATCTAATAGGAAAGCTGCGGTCTATAAAGCACTATCTTCTTCTTGACCAG GGTGATTTCTTGGTTCATTTTATGGATATAGCTCGAGAGGTGCTCTTGAAAAAGCATGATGAAATTTCTGTAGAAAAAGTGCAG TCTCTGCTGGATCTAGCTTTGCGTACCACAGCTGCTGCGGCAGATCCTTGTCATGAGGACTTAACGTGTTGTGTG GAGAGATCTTCAGTTCTTAAAGGATTGAGCACATTGAAGGATCTTGACATCAGGAATGTATCCGACAGTAATGACCTAGAGGAGGCAATAAGCATTACTGGTCTTGAGACATTTTCCTTGAGCTATAAG ATTCGGTGGCCACTGTCAATTGTTATATCAAGAAAAGCCTTAACAAAATACCAGTTGATTTTCCGCTTCCTTTTTCACTGTAAACATGTGGAACGCCAGCTTTGTGGGGCTTGGCAATTGCATCAA GGAGTTCGTGCTCTTAATACTCGTGGAACCGCCATCTCTAGATCATCTCTCCTCTGTCGTAGCATGCTGAGATTTATTAACAGTCTTCTGCATTATCTAACATTTGAG GTTCTTGAACCCAATTGGCATGTGATGCATGGTAGACTTCAGACTGCAAAAAGCATAGATGAG GTTATCCAGCATCATGATTTTTTCCTGGACAAGTGTCTGAGAGAATGTCTGCTTCTTTTGCCTGAATTGCTCAAG AAAGTGGGGAAGCTGAAATCATTGTGCCTACAATATGCAGCAGCAACACAGTGGTTAATTTCATCATCTGTTGACATTCCCAAGTTAGAGGAACAGTCTGATGGTTCACTTGGCTCAGAAAGGTCCAAGCCGTTGAAATCGAGGAACCCATCTCAGGCGCAAAAAGTCATGACTAGAAACTCAGCAGTCACTGATTCCATTCT TAAATTTGAGAGGGAATTCAATGCTGAGCTTCAGAGTTTGAGACCAATCTTGAGCAGCAGTTCCCAAGCAGAACCATATTTGACGCATCTTGCCCAGTGGATCCTAGGTGTTGGGAACGATCAATAA
- the LOC18599268 gene encoding gamma-tubulin complex component 2 isoform X1: protein MESSCPSTPRWNLDRPFLTGRFHQEIKGTSRFAADAKGFSLDSCSSGLENPIGCYDAAVQELIVIDDLLFALVGIEGRYISIKRVHGKDDAVTFQVDASMDLALQEFARRIFPLCESFLLIDQFVESRSQFKNGLVNHAFAAALRALLLDYQAMVAQLEHQFRLGRLSIQGLWFYCQPMMGSMQALSTVIQKASANNYAGSAVLNLLQSQAKAMAGDNAVRSLLEKMTQSASNAYLSILERWIYEGVIDDPYGEFFIAENKSLQKESLTQDYEAKYWRERYSLKEDIPSFLANIAGIILTTGKYLNVMRECGHNVQVPVSENSKLMTFGSNHHYLECVKAAYDFASGELLNLIKEKYDLIGKLRSIKHYLLLDQGDFLVHFMDIAREVLLKKHDEISVEKVQSLLDLALRTTAAAADPCHEDLTCCVERSSVLKGLSTLKDLDIRNVSDSNDLEEAISITGLETFSLSYKIRWPLSIVISRKALTKYQLIFRFLFHCKHVERQLCGAWQLHQGVRALNTRGTAISRSSLLCRSMLRFINSLLHYLTFEVLEPNWHVMHGRLQTAKSIDEVIQHHDFFLDKCLRECLLLLPELLKKVGKLKSLCLQYAAATQWLISSSVDIPKLEEQSDGSLGSERSKPLKSRNPSQAQKVMTRNSAVTDSILKFEREFNAELQSLRPILSSSSQAEPYLTHLAQWILGVGNDQ from the exons ATGGAATCCAGTTGCCCTTCCACCCCTCGCTGGAACCTCGATAGACCTTTCCTCACCGGCCGATTTCACCAG GAAATAAAGGGGACATCTCGGTTCGCAGCTGATGCGAAGGGTTTTTCCTTGGATTCGTGCAG CTCTGGATTGGAAAATCCAATTGGTTGTTATGATGCCGCGGTTCAG GAACTTATTGTTATTGATGATCTCCTATTTGCTTTGGTTGGAATTGAAGGACGATACATTTCAATCAAAAGAGTGCATGGAAAGGATGATGCTGTTACTTTCCAGGTTGATGCATCTATGGATTTAGCACTTCAG GAATTTGCAAGACGGATATTTCCTTTGTGTGAGAGCTTTCTCTTGATTGACCAGTTTGTTGAGTCCAGATCTCAGTTCAAGAATGGCCTAGTCAATCATGCCTTTGCTGCTGCATTGAGGGCACTCCTTTTG GATTATCAAGCCATGGTTGCACAGCTTGAACACCAATTTCGACTTGGAAGACTTTCCATTCAAGGATTGTGGTTTTATTGTCAG CCCATGATGGGGTCCATGCAAGCATTGTCCACAGTGATACAGAAGGCTTCAGCTAATAATTATGCAGGTTCTGCAGTGCTTAATCTGTTACAGAGCCAG GCTAAGGCTATGGCCGGTGATAATGCAGTGAGGTCATTGCTAGAGAAAATGACCCAATCTGCTAGCAATGCATACCTTAGCATATTGGAAAG GTGGATCTATGAAGGAGTGATTGATGATCCATATGGTGAATTTTTTATTGCTGAGAACAAGTCTCTCCAAAAg GAGAGCCTTACTCAAGATTATGAAGCCAAATATTGGAGGGAACGTTACAGTCTCAAGGAGGACATTCCTAGCTTCCTGGCAAATATTGCTGGTATAATATTGACTACAGGGAAATATCTGAATGTCATGAGAGAATGTGGGCACAATGTTCAG GTCCCTGTGTCtgaaaattctaaattaatGACTTTTGGATCCAACCATCACTATCTTGAGTGTGTAAAAGCTGCTTATGACTTTGCCAGTGGTGAGCTCTTAAATCTCATTAAAGAAAAG TATGATCTAATAGGAAAGCTGCGGTCTATAAAGCACTATCTTCTTCTTGACCAG GGTGATTTCTTGGTTCATTTTATGGATATAGCTCGAGAGGTGCTCTTGAAAAAGCATGATGAAATTTCTGTAGAAAAAGTGCAG TCTCTGCTGGATCTAGCTTTGCGTACCACAGCTGCTGCGGCAGATCCTTGTCATGAGGACTTAACGTGTTGTGTG GAGAGATCTTCAGTTCTTAAAGGATTGAGCACATTGAAGGATCTTGACATCAGGAATGTATCCGACAGTAATGACCTAGAGGAGGCAATAAGCATTACTGGTCTTGAGACATTTTCCTTGAGCTATAAG ATTCGGTGGCCACTGTCAATTGTTATATCAAGAAAAGCCTTAACAAAATACCAGTTGATTTTCCGCTTCCTTTTTCACTGTAAACATGTGGAACGCCAGCTTTGTGGGGCTTGGCAATTGCATCAA GGAGTTCGTGCTCTTAATACTCGTGGAACCGCCATCTCTAGATCATCTCTCCTCTGTCGTAGCATGCTGAGATTTATTAACAGTCTTCTGCATTATCTAACATTTGAG GTTCTTGAACCCAATTGGCATGTGATGCATGGTAGACTTCAGACTGCAAAAAGCATAGATGAG GTTATCCAGCATCATGATTTTTTCCTGGACAAGTGTCTGAGAGAATGTCTGCTTCTTTTGCCTGAATTGCTCAAG AAAGTGGGGAAGCTGAAATCATTGTGCCTACAATATGCAGCAGCAACACAGTGGTTAATTTCATCATCTGTTGACATTCCCAAGTTAGAGGAACAGTCTGATGGTTCACTTGGCTCAGAAAGGTCCAAGCCGTTGAAATCGAGGAACCCATCTCAGGCGCAAAAAGTCATGACTAGAAACTCAGCAGTCACTGATTCCATTCT TAAATTTGAGAGGGAATTCAATGCTGAGCTTCAGAGTTTGAGACCAATCTTGAGCAGCAGTTCCCAAGCAGAACCATATTTGACGCATCTTGCCCAGTGGATCCTAGGTGTTGGGAACGATCAATAA